The Actinomadura sp. WMMB 499 genome includes a window with the following:
- a CDS encoding SRPBCC family protein: MTELQQRLATGKGKFTPLYEELDTGPVSYEDSISPEFFEAEREAVFRRSWLYVGRSERLPRPGTFFTRELNGLASIVVSRRKDGVVNAFHNVCAHRGNKVVWQEHPQEESKGSCREFACKYHGWRYGLDGRVTHVTNEEEFFGLDKDALRMPPVHCEEFAGFIFVNLADDPVPLRTYLGDRLLELEAYPFDKMTQHYGFSAPIRGNWKLAVDSVCEWYHPPYVHARFIDKDIAKAEKMVPPPDSYHYDLFTPHMLTSVPGPPPLPPREPGTAGAAARDQKWVYRLFRAGLFGPDDVPDIGPLPEFLNKGKIKSWGNDQFWLFPNLSVQIWARGFYITYTYWPEAVDKHTYDIDLYFVPPKNAQERLAQELIVDSTIEFAMQDVNTIEATQQGLSTRANRQFHLSDQELLIRKFHKTVRDTVAAHQARDAKES; encoded by the coding sequence ATGACGGAGCTGCAACAGCGCCTGGCCACGGGGAAGGGCAAGTTCACCCCCCTGTACGAGGAGCTCGACACCGGCCCGGTGTCCTACGAGGACTCGATCTCGCCCGAGTTCTTCGAGGCCGAGCGGGAGGCGGTCTTCCGCCGGTCGTGGCTGTACGTGGGCCGCTCGGAGCGGCTGCCGCGCCCGGGGACGTTCTTCACCCGCGAGCTGAACGGGCTCGCCTCGATCGTCGTGTCGCGCCGCAAGGACGGGGTCGTCAACGCGTTCCACAACGTGTGCGCCCACCGCGGCAACAAGGTCGTCTGGCAGGAGCACCCGCAGGAGGAGTCGAAGGGCTCCTGCCGCGAGTTCGCCTGCAAGTACCACGGCTGGCGGTACGGGCTGGACGGGCGCGTCACCCACGTCACGAACGAGGAGGAGTTCTTCGGCCTCGACAAGGACGCGCTGCGGATGCCGCCGGTCCACTGCGAGGAGTTCGCCGGGTTCATCTTCGTGAACCTCGCGGACGACCCCGTCCCGCTGCGCACCTACCTCGGCGACCGCCTCCTGGAACTGGAGGCGTACCCGTTCGACAAGATGACGCAGCACTACGGCTTCTCGGCGCCGATCCGCGGCAACTGGAAGCTCGCGGTCGACTCGGTCTGCGAGTGGTACCACCCGCCGTACGTCCACGCGCGGTTCATCGACAAGGACATCGCGAAGGCGGAGAAGATGGTTCCGCCGCCGGACTCCTACCACTACGACCTGTTCACGCCGCACATGCTCACGTCCGTGCCCGGCCCGCCGCCGCTCCCGCCGCGCGAGCCCGGGACGGCCGGGGCCGCCGCGCGCGACCAGAAGTGGGTCTACCGGCTGTTCCGGGCCGGCCTGTTCGGCCCCGACGACGTGCCCGACATCGGCCCGCTCCCCGAGTTCCTCAACAAGGGGAAGATCAAGTCGTGGGGTAACGACCAGTTCTGGCTGTTCCCGAACCTGTCGGTGCAGATCTGGGCCCGCGGCTTCTACATCACCTACACGTACTGGCCCGAGGCGGTCGACAAGCACACCTACGACATCGACCTCTACTTCGTCCCGCCGAAGAACGCCCAGGAGCGGCTGGCGCAGGAACTCATCGTCGACAGCACCATCGAGTTCGCCATGCAGGACGTGAACACGATCGAGGCCACCCAGCAGGGCCTGTCCACCCGCGCCAACCGGCAGTTCCACCTCAGCGACCAGGAGCTGCTCATCCGCAAGTTCCACAAGACCGTCCGCGACACCGTCGCCGCGCACCAGGCGCGCGACGCGAAGGAGAGCTGA
- a CDS encoding NAD(P)/FAD-dependent oxidoreductase: MKHRIVVLGAGYAGAYVAGNLARRLSPRDIEITVINAVPDFVQRQRLNQLAAGREIEAPKLTDVFAGTGIRLRLARVTAVDPERRVVAVADADGGGELGYDTLLYALGSHVADQSVPGVAEHAFDVAGRPSALRLREHLDGLERRDEGGRVLVVGDGLTGIETATELAESRPALSVALLARGELGARLSAGARDHLRRACHRLGITVLEHTGVEAVEATRVRCADGTVLVSDATVWTAGFAVSPIAAAGGLEVTEAGQIVVDRTMRSVSHPNVYAVGDSVHTLADNGRQLPMNCGSAGYTGRQAIEAIVGRLTGREIANIKLVHRYNAISLGRRDGILHLIDDAAQAKPHHIGGRKAVRVKAGIQRGALWSTSHPTFGLPKRRRRLAAAPDAVAEQAAASAEKPAT; the protein is encoded by the coding sequence ATGAAGCACCGCATCGTCGTCCTCGGCGCCGGCTATGCCGGGGCCTATGTGGCCGGGAACCTGGCCCGCCGGCTGTCCCCGCGGGACATCGAGATCACCGTGATCAACGCCGTGCCGGACTTCGTCCAGCGGCAGCGGCTGAACCAGCTTGCGGCCGGCCGGGAGATCGAGGCTCCGAAGCTCACCGACGTCTTCGCGGGCACGGGGATACGGCTGCGCCTGGCCCGCGTCACCGCCGTCGATCCCGAACGCCGGGTCGTCGCCGTGGCCGACGCCGACGGCGGCGGCGAACTCGGCTACGACACGCTCTTGTACGCGCTCGGCAGCCACGTCGCCGACCAGAGCGTTCCCGGCGTGGCCGAGCACGCCTTCGACGTCGCCGGCCGGCCCTCGGCACTGCGCCTGCGCGAGCACCTGGACGGCCTGGAGAGGCGGGACGAAGGCGGAAGGGTACTGGTCGTCGGCGACGGGTTGACCGGTATCGAGACCGCCACCGAGCTCGCCGAGTCCCGACCCGCCCTGTCGGTGGCGCTGCTCGCCCGCGGCGAGCTGGGCGCCCGGCTCTCCGCCGGAGCCCGCGACCACCTGCGGCGGGCCTGCCACCGGCTGGGCATCACCGTGCTGGAGCACACCGGCGTCGAAGCCGTCGAGGCCACGCGGGTGCGGTGCGCCGACGGCACCGTCCTGGTGTCCGACGCAACCGTGTGGACGGCCGGGTTCGCGGTCAGCCCCATCGCCGCGGCCGGTGGTCTCGAAGTCACCGAAGCGGGACAGATCGTCGTCGATCGCACCATGCGGTCGGTCTCGCACCCGAACGTCTACGCCGTCGGCGACAGCGTCCACACCCTCGCCGACAACGGCCGGCAACTGCCGATGAACTGCGGGTCGGCCGGCTACACCGGCCGGCAGGCCATCGAGGCGATCGTGGGACGCCTGACCGGCCGCGAGATCGCGAACATCAAGCTGGTCCACCGGTACAACGCCATCAGCCTCGGACGGCGGGACGGGATCCTGCATCTGATCGACGACGCGGCGCAGGCGAAGCCGCATCACATCGGCGGCCGGAAGGCCGTGCGGGTCAAGGCGGGCATTCAGCGGGGGGCGCTGTGGAGCACCTCGCACCCGACCTTCGGCCTGCCCAAGCGCAGGCGTCGCCTGGCCGCCGCACCGGACGCGGTCGCCGAACAGGCGGCCGCGTCCGCCGAGAAGCCGGCCACCTAG
- a CDS encoding SDR family oxidoreductase — protein MDINNSVALVTGANRGLGRAFAQRLLERGARKLYATARRPETVDLPGVEVLPLDIADPASVRAAAEAAPDVSLLINNAGIQTGTDLVTGSLDAVRHELETNVLGHLGMIREFAPALAGNGGGAIVNVLSAMSWFGTKNANAYHLTKAAAWAMTNGVRLELAEQGTLVTAVHLGLADTDMSAGWPVDKIAPSDLADAALDGVEAGSAEVLADQWSRDVKSRLPLTPEEFNAAMDRALAALTAA, from the coding sequence ATGGATATCAACAACTCGGTTGCCCTCGTCACCGGAGCCAACCGCGGCCTGGGCCGCGCCTTCGCCCAGCGCCTGCTCGAACGGGGCGCCCGCAAGCTCTACGCGACGGCCCGCCGACCGGAGACCGTGGACCTGCCCGGGGTCGAGGTGCTGCCCCTCGACATCGCCGATCCCGCATCCGTGCGGGCCGCCGCCGAGGCCGCCCCGGACGTCTCGCTGCTCATCAACAACGCGGGGATCCAGACGGGGACCGACCTGGTGACCGGTTCGCTGGACGCGGTGCGGCACGAACTGGAGACCAACGTGCTCGGCCACCTGGGGATGATCCGGGAGTTCGCACCGGCGCTCGCCGGGAACGGCGGGGGCGCGATCGTCAACGTCCTCTCCGCCATGTCGTGGTTCGGGACCAAGAACGCCAATGCCTACCACCTGACCAAGGCCGCCGCCTGGGCCATGACCAACGGCGTCCGCCTGGAGCTCGCGGAGCAGGGCACGCTCGTGACGGCGGTGCACCTTGGCCTGGCCGACACCGACATGTCCGCGGGCTGGCCCGTGGACAAGATCGCGCCGTCGGACCTGGCCGACGCGGCGCTCGACGGTGTCGAGGCGGGCTCCGCCGAGGTCCTCGCCGACCAGTGGAGCCGGGACGTCAAGTCCCGCTTGCCGCTGACGCCGGAAGAGTTCAACGCCGCGATGGACCGAGCCCTGGCGGCGCTGACAGCGGCCTAG
- a CDS encoding MerR family transcriptional regulator — protein sequence MTVTAAAAERLIRIGEVARGAGVSVRAVRYYEQQGLLIAERSPSGQRLYRQDAIPLVRFFQQMYAVGLTSRRIKELLPCWDSGHTDAEQRAMLRAERDRIQAKADDLRAVLDRLDEVIAITDTHP from the coding sequence TTGACCGTCACAGCGGCCGCGGCCGAGCGGCTGATCCGCATCGGCGAGGTGGCACGGGGTGCCGGCGTCTCGGTACGCGCCGTGCGCTACTACGAGCAGCAGGGGCTGCTCATCGCGGAGCGCAGCCCATCCGGCCAGCGCCTCTACCGGCAGGACGCCATCCCCCTGGTCCGCTTCTTCCAGCAGATGTACGCCGTCGGCCTGACCAGCCGAAGGATCAAGGAGCTCCTTCCGTGCTGGGACTCCGGGCACACCGACGCCGAGCAACGAGCCATGCTGCGCGCCGAGCGCGACCGCATCCAGGCCAAGGCCGACGACTTGCGGGCCGTCCTGGACCGCCTCGACGAGGTCATCGCGATCACGGACACGCACCCGTAG
- a CDS encoding TIGR03621 family F420-dependent LLM class oxidoreductase produces the protein MHPFRFAVQATKATSGEEWRDLARRAEDLGYATLFVSDHYLGPGRAARESRLPPQHLAPIAAMATAAAVTRTLRVGCRVFCADYHVPAVLAKEAATIDLLSDGRLEFGIGAGWSPLEYRAMGLEFAAPGRRVDKLTEVVALVKAHWSGEPLELHGEHATAAGYAGLPHPVQRPRPPIMIGGARRRVLSLAAREADIVSINNVPFDAVNDAGRTPPQEAAHRFGLVRDAAGARLSEIEIEASPFFTAVTDDPDAAVKRVADVMGVPPDGLPDHPNVLVGSLDEVADRLTERRETYGANYISVQQREMERFAPVVSRLAGK, from the coding sequence ATGCATCCTTTTCGCTTCGCCGTCCAGGCGACGAAGGCGACCTCGGGCGAGGAGTGGCGCGACCTCGCCCGCAGGGCCGAGGACCTCGGGTACGCGACGCTGTTCGTGTCCGACCACTACCTCGGCCCGGGCCGGGCGGCCCGCGAGTCGCGGCTGCCGCCGCAGCACCTCGCGCCGATCGCCGCGATGGCGACCGCGGCCGCCGTGACCCGCACGCTCCGCGTCGGCTGCCGCGTGTTCTGCGCGGACTACCACGTCCCGGCCGTCCTCGCGAAGGAGGCCGCGACCATCGACCTGCTGTCGGACGGACGCCTCGAGTTCGGCATCGGCGCGGGCTGGAGCCCCCTCGAGTACCGGGCGATGGGCCTGGAGTTCGCGGCGCCCGGCCGCCGCGTCGACAAGCTCACGGAGGTCGTCGCGCTGGTCAAGGCGCACTGGAGCGGCGAGCCGCTCGAACTGCACGGCGAGCACGCGACCGCCGCCGGCTACGCGGGCCTGCCGCATCCGGTGCAGCGCCCCCGGCCGCCGATCATGATCGGCGGCGCGCGGCGGCGCGTCCTGTCGCTGGCCGCCCGCGAGGCCGACATCGTCAGCATCAACAACGTCCCGTTCGACGCGGTGAACGACGCCGGACGGACGCCGCCGCAGGAGGCCGCGCACCGGTTCGGCCTCGTCCGGGACGCGGCGGGCGCGCGGCTCTCGGAGATCGAGATCGAGGCGTCGCCGTTCTTCACCGCCGTCACCGATGATCCGGACGCGGCCGTCAAGCGGGTCGCCGACGTCATGGGGGTGCCGCCGGACGGCCTCCCCGACCACCCGAACGTGCTGGTCGGCTCGCTGGACGAGGTCGCCGACCGGCTCACCGAGCGCCGCGAGACCTACGGCGCGAACTACATCAGCGTCCAGCAGCGGGAGATGGAGCGCTTCGCGCCCGTCGTCTCCCGGCTCGCCGGGAAATAG
- a CDS encoding enoyl-CoA hydratase/isomerase family protein, which translates to MVKRARYAEYKDSYPNYRFELSDDGILLMQCHTDGGSLVWDWKSHDDMADAFADVAGDREIKLLIHTGTGENYNADWGLLPNGELPDPPIYDAMPGVRGLHKLDEKAWYNRNLQLNVLDVDVPMISVVNGPCNIHSEVPLMGDIVLASEDAYFQDVSHFPRGQVPGDGQHVIWEHVVGPTRAHYLLLTGKKLGAREALEWGAVNEVLPKDQVLDRAWELARELVKRPPLVLRYTRQLFTQNLKRAYLNELGHGLARETYAQQEFFPFGGGMAPLDRAWDDKPWT; encoded by the coding sequence ATGGTGAAGCGCGCCAGGTACGCCGAGTACAAGGACAGCTACCCGAACTACCGGTTCGAGCTGAGCGACGACGGCATCCTGCTCATGCAGTGCCACACCGACGGCGGCAGCCTCGTGTGGGACTGGAAGTCGCACGACGACATGGCGGACGCGTTCGCCGACGTCGCCGGCGACCGGGAGATCAAGCTCCTCATCCACACCGGGACCGGCGAGAACTACAACGCGGATTGGGGCCTGCTGCCGAACGGCGAGCTGCCCGACCCGCCGATCTACGACGCGATGCCCGGCGTCCGGGGCCTGCACAAGCTGGACGAGAAGGCCTGGTACAACCGCAACCTGCAGCTGAACGTCCTCGACGTCGACGTGCCGATGATCAGCGTCGTCAACGGCCCGTGCAACATCCACTCCGAGGTGCCGCTGATGGGCGACATCGTCCTGGCCTCGGAGGACGCGTACTTCCAGGACGTCTCGCACTTCCCGCGCGGCCAGGTGCCGGGCGACGGCCAGCACGTCATCTGGGAGCACGTCGTCGGCCCGACGCGGGCGCACTACCTGCTGCTGACCGGCAAGAAGCTGGGCGCGCGGGAGGCCCTGGAGTGGGGCGCGGTCAACGAGGTCCTGCCGAAGGACCAGGTGCTCGACCGGGCGTGGGAGCTGGCCCGCGAGCTGGTGAAGCGGCCCCCGCTCGTCCTGCGCTACACCCGGCAGCTGTTCACCCAGAACCTCAAGCGCGCCTACCTGAACGAACTCGGCCACGGGCTCGCCCGCGAGACGTACGCGCAGCAGGAGTTCTTCCCGTTCGGCGGCGGGATGGCGCCCCTCGACCGCGCCTGGGACGACAAGCCGTGGACGTGA
- a CDS encoding aldehyde dehydrogenase, which translates to MVEQKRLFIGGEWTDPSTSGVIDVVSPHTEEVIASVAGAAPADADRAVAAARTAFDDGPWPRLDPAERAAAIRRLAGLYKARRKEMAQLISSEMGAPITFSKFSQATLPMVLMNAFADIADSVAWEQSRPGKFGADVLVRKEPVGVVAGIVPWNMPQFLLVGKLAPALVAGCTIVVKPSPETPLDALLLAELVAEAGIPPGVVSILPAGPDVGRHLVSHPGVDKVSFTGSTAAGRDVAQACGAALKRASLELGGKSAAIVLDDADPAAVAEGVKVAGLMNSGQACVAQTRILVPRSRYDEHVGALADMMASLRTGDPADPATEVGPLVARRQQERVRGYIEAGRNEGARVVVGGAGMPDGLDRGWYVRPTLFADVDNSMRIAREEIFGPVLSVIAHDGDDDAVKIANDSEYGLSGSVWTADSGRGLTVARGVRTGSFGVNQPYSMDPAAPFGGMKASGIGRELGPEGLDGYLESKAISLAAEG; encoded by the coding sequence ATGGTCGAGCAGAAGCGGCTGTTCATCGGCGGAGAGTGGACCGACCCGAGCACGAGCGGCGTCATCGACGTCGTGTCGCCGCACACCGAGGAGGTCATCGCGTCCGTCGCGGGCGCCGCCCCGGCCGACGCCGACCGCGCCGTCGCGGCGGCCCGCACCGCGTTCGACGACGGCCCGTGGCCCCGGCTCGACCCGGCCGAGCGCGCCGCCGCGATCCGCCGGCTCGCCGGGCTGTACAAGGCGCGCCGCAAGGAGATGGCGCAGCTCATCAGCTCGGAGATGGGTGCGCCCATCACGTTCTCGAAGTTCTCGCAGGCGACGCTGCCGATGGTGCTGATGAACGCGTTCGCCGACATCGCCGACTCGGTCGCGTGGGAGCAGTCCCGGCCCGGGAAGTTCGGCGCGGACGTGCTCGTCCGCAAGGAGCCGGTCGGCGTCGTCGCGGGGATCGTCCCGTGGAACATGCCGCAGTTCCTGCTGGTCGGCAAGCTCGCACCCGCCCTCGTCGCCGGGTGCACCATCGTCGTCAAGCCGTCCCCGGAGACCCCGCTGGACGCGCTGCTGCTCGCCGAGCTCGTCGCGGAGGCCGGGATCCCGCCGGGCGTCGTGAGCATCCTGCCCGCCGGACCGGACGTGGGACGGCACCTCGTGTCGCACCCCGGCGTCGACAAGGTGTCGTTCACCGGGTCCACCGCCGCCGGACGGGACGTCGCGCAGGCGTGCGGCGCCGCGCTGAAGCGGGCGAGCCTCGAACTCGGCGGGAAGTCCGCCGCGATCGTCCTGGACGACGCCGACCCGGCCGCCGTCGCCGAGGGGGTCAAGGTCGCCGGGCTGATGAACAGCGGGCAGGCGTGCGTGGCCCAGACCCGTATCCTCGTCCCCCGCAGCCGGTACGACGAGCACGTCGGCGCGCTCGCGGACATGATGGCCTCGCTCCGGACCGGCGACCCCGCCGACCCCGCCACCGAGGTCGGCCCCCTCGTCGCGCGCCGCCAGCAGGAGCGCGTCCGGGGGTACATCGAGGCGGGACGGAACGAGGGCGCGCGGGTCGTCGTCGGGGGCGCCGGCATGCCGGACGGCCTCGACCGCGGCTGGTACGTCCGTCCGACGCTGTTCGCCGACGTCGACAACTCCATGCGGATCGCGCGCGAGGAGATCTTCGGGCCCGTCCTGTCCGTCATCGCGCACGACGGCGACGACGACGCCGTCAAGATCGCGAACGACTCCGAGTACGGGCTGTCGGGCTCGGTCTGGACGGCCGACTCCGGCCGCGGCCTGACGGTCGCGCGCGGCGTCCGCACCGGGTCGTTCGGCGTCAACCAGCCGTACAGCATGGACCCCGCGGCGCCGTTCGGCGGCATGAAGGCCAGCGGCATCGGGCGCGAGCTCGGTCCCGAGGGCCTCGACGGCTACCTGGAGTCCAAGGCCATCTCGCTCGCGGCGGAGGGCTGA
- a CDS encoding CoA ester lyase, translated as MRPRRSELATPANDARMCEKAAKSGADLVFLDLEDACAPAAKEAARATAVAALTGHDWGRTARAVRVNGLDTRWCHDDVIEVVTGARDALDVLIVPKARTARDVWWVDVLLTQLEEKLDLRKRIGLEVLIEEAEGLANATEIARASSRLEAVIFGAGDLSASMHARVDGNFDPLGDYPGDFWHHARVQVLTAARTAGVDAIDAPYPAYRDPDGYRRAAVHASLLGFDGKWAIHPSQIPIANEVFAPTPDEIAEAREAMDVYGSASDSGTGAIGRDGRLVDAAHMRLAENTLRKAALAGLHPPE; from the coding sequence ATGCGGCCGAGACGCTCGGAGCTGGCGACCCCCGCGAACGACGCGCGGATGTGCGAGAAGGCCGCGAAGTCCGGCGCCGACCTCGTCTTCCTCGACCTCGAGGACGCGTGCGCCCCCGCCGCCAAGGAGGCCGCCCGCGCGACCGCCGTCGCCGCGCTCACCGGGCACGACTGGGGACGCACCGCCCGCGCCGTCCGCGTGAACGGGCTCGACACCCGGTGGTGCCACGACGACGTCATCGAGGTCGTCACCGGCGCCCGCGACGCCCTCGACGTCCTCATCGTCCCGAAGGCCCGCACCGCCCGCGACGTCTGGTGGGTGGACGTCCTGCTCACCCAGCTGGAGGAGAAGCTGGACCTGCGGAAGCGCATCGGCCTCGAAGTCCTCATCGAGGAGGCCGAGGGCCTCGCGAACGCGACCGAGATCGCCCGCGCCTCGTCCCGCCTCGAAGCCGTCATCTTCGGCGCGGGTGACCTGTCCGCGTCCATGCACGCCCGCGTCGACGGCAACTTCGACCCGCTCGGCGACTACCCGGGCGACTTCTGGCACCACGCGCGCGTCCAGGTCCTGACCGCCGCCCGCACCGCCGGCGTCGACGCGATCGACGCCCCGTACCCCGCGTACCGCGACCCCGACGGCTACCGCCGCGCCGCCGTCCACGCGTCCCTGCTCGGCTTCGACGGCAAGTGGGCGATCCACCCGTCCCAGATCCCGATCGCGAACGAGGTCTTCGCCCCGACACCCGACGAGATCGCCGAGGCCCGCGAGGCGATGGACGTGTACGGCAGCGCGTCCGACTCCGGCACCGGCGCGATCGGCCGCGACGGCCGGCTCGTCGACGCCGCCCACATGCGCCTCGCCGAGAACACCCTCCGCAAGGCGGCCCTCGCCGGTCTCCACCCGCCCGAGTGA
- a CDS encoding SAM-dependent methyltransferase produces MSDGPRIDSNAPHSARIWNYWLGGKDFYLADKAMGDRIMEFFPEIVENARGNRHFLCRAIRYLVEGAGISQFLDIGTGLPTADNTHEVAQRADPAARIVYVDNDPLVLLHAQALLTGTPEGRTAYLDADVEEPEKILREAAATLDFDRPIALVMVGIMQFVKDLDRAYAIVRRLVDALPPGSHLVLTHPTNAVRGARMDEAVRQWNEGGGSPELTLRTVAELEPFFAGLDLLAPGLVSTADWRPDLADEPLEVDDHGAVAIKR; encoded by the coding sequence ATGAGCGACGGGCCCCGCATCGATTCGAACGCCCCGCATTCCGCGCGCATCTGGAACTACTGGCTCGGCGGGAAGGACTTCTACCTCGCCGACAAGGCCATGGGTGACCGGATCATGGAGTTCTTCCCCGAGATCGTCGAGAACGCCCGGGGCAACCGCCACTTCCTGTGCCGCGCGATCCGGTACCTCGTCGAGGGGGCCGGGATCTCGCAGTTCCTCGACATCGGCACCGGCCTGCCGACCGCCGACAACACCCACGAGGTCGCACAGCGCGCCGACCCCGCGGCCCGGATCGTCTACGTGGACAACGACCCGCTCGTCCTCCTCCACGCGCAGGCCCTGCTCACCGGCACCCCGGAGGGCCGGACCGCGTACCTGGACGCCGACGTCGAGGAGCCCGAGAAGATCCTGCGCGAGGCCGCCGCCACCCTCGACTTCGACCGTCCGATCGCGCTCGTGATGGTCGGCATCATGCAGTTCGTGAAGGATCTCGACCGCGCGTACGCGATCGTCCGCCGCCTCGTGGACGCACTGCCGCCCGGCAGCCACCTCGTCCTCACGCACCCGACGAACGCCGTCCGCGGCGCCCGCATGGACGAGGCCGTCCGGCAGTGGAACGAGGGCGGCGGCTCCCCCGAGCTCACCCTGCGGACGGTCGCCGAACTCGAACCGTTCTTCGCGGGCCTCGACCTCCTCGCCCCCGGCCTCGTCTCCACCGCCGACTGGCGCCCCGACCTCGCGGACGAACCCCTCGAGGTCGACGACCACGGCGCTGTCGCGATCAAGCGGTGA
- a CDS encoding CaiB/BaiF CoA-transferase family protein, whose protein sequence is MPPGTEPSGDAGEQGHTPSSEATEPPEDTGRRGPLHGVRVIEAATLAAGPWVATALGEFGAEVIKIEQPRTGDPMRTWGERRDGIGLVWKSISRNKKCATLDLRRAEGQDLLHRLLGTADVLVVGNRPSALARWGIDYESVHAAHPHIVYAHISGYGRGGPKSDRPGYGTLAEAMSGFAHLTGQADGPPTLPPFMLADGVAGLAATYAVMMALYHRDVHGAPGQLVDVNLIEPLTRLLETSTLTYDQLGTVKRRAGNRLDASAPRNAYRTSDGEWLAISSASPSIAVRVFRAIDRPDLAEDPDYVDPVRRQERAVEVDGLVAAWIADRTLDEAMAVFEKAEVTAAPVYDAPGLLADEHLRARGTFLPVDDPDFGTVTVQAPVARLSDTPGRVEHLGRPLGADNAHVYGDLLGLAPGEIDALESEGII, encoded by the coding sequence ATGCCACCGGGAACGGAACCGTCCGGGGACGCCGGTGAGCAGGGGCACACGCCGTCGTCCGAGGCGACCGAACCGCCGGAGGACACCGGGCGGCGCGGCCCGCTGCACGGCGTCCGGGTCATCGAGGCGGCCACGCTCGCCGCGGGCCCCTGGGTCGCCACCGCGCTCGGCGAGTTCGGCGCCGAGGTCATCAAGATCGAGCAGCCGCGCACCGGCGACCCGATGCGCACGTGGGGCGAGCGCCGCGACGGCATCGGGCTCGTGTGGAAGTCCATCAGCCGCAACAAGAAGTGCGCGACCCTCGACCTGCGCCGCGCCGAGGGCCAGGACCTCCTGCACCGGCTGCTCGGCACCGCGGACGTCCTCGTCGTCGGCAACCGGCCGTCCGCCCTCGCCCGCTGGGGCATCGACTACGAGTCCGTGCACGCCGCGCACCCGCACATCGTGTACGCGCACATCAGCGGGTACGGGCGCGGCGGGCCCAAGAGCGACCGTCCGGGGTACGGGACGCTCGCCGAGGCGATGAGCGGGTTCGCGCACCTCACCGGGCAGGCCGACGGCCCGCCGACGCTCCCCCCGTTCATGCTCGCCGACGGCGTCGCGGGCCTCGCCGCGACGTACGCGGTGATGATGGCGCTGTACCACCGGGACGTCCACGGCGCCCCCGGCCAGCTCGTCGACGTCAACCTCATCGAGCCGCTCACCCGCCTCCTGGAGACCTCGACCCTCACCTACGACCAGCTCGGCACCGTCAAGCGCCGCGCCGGGAACCGGCTCGACGCCAGCGCCCCCCGCAACGCCTACCGCACGTCCGACGGCGAATGGCTCGCGATCTCCAGCGCGTCCCCGAGCATCGCCGTCCGCGTGTTCCGCGCCATCGACCGTCCCGACCTCGCCGAGGACCCCGACTACGTCGACCCCGTCCGCCGCCAGGAACGGGCCGTCGAGGTGGACGGCCTCGTCGCCGCGTGGATCGCGGACCGCACCCTCGACGAGGCCATGGCGGTGTTCGAGAAGGCCGAGGTCACCGCCGCGCCCGTCTACGACGCGCCCGGCCTGCTCGCCGACGAGCACCTCCGGGCCCGCGGCACGTTCCTGCCCGTGGACGACCCCGACTTCGGCACCGTCACCGTGCAGGCCCCCGTCGCCCGGCTCAGCGACACCCCCGGACGCGTCGAGCACCTCGGCCGCCCGCTCGGCGCCGACAACGCCCACGTGTACGGCGACCTGCTCGGACTCGCACCCGGCGAGATCGACGCCCTCGAATCCGAAGGGATCATCTGA